The following coding sequences are from one Capsicum annuum cultivar UCD-10X-F1 chromosome 3, UCD10Xv1.1, whole genome shotgun sequence window:
- the LOC107858887 gene encoding oxalate--CoA ligase (The RefSeq protein has 3 substitutions compared to this genomic sequence) — MECLTLTGFLKHVAEKYPSHRAISVSGRLDITHARLQQLVERAASQIVAAGVKPGDVVALTFPNTIEFVIMFLAVIRARATAAPLNSAYMAEEFEFYLSDSESKLLLTAKEGNEAAQAAASKLKIPRISVTLSQPDSDVAFSPAPPESDLESMSKIVNEPSDVGLFLHTSGTTSRPKGVPLAQLNLLSSVNNIKSVYKLSDTDSTVIVLPLFHVHGLIAGLLSSLGAGAAVTLPAAGRFSASTFWSDMKKYNATWYTAVPTIHQILLDRHLSKPESDYPKLRFIRSCSAALAPSVMARLEEAFAAPVLEAYAMTEATHLMASNPLPEDGPHIPGSVGKPVGQEMGILNENGELQGPNAKGEVCIRGPNVTKGYKNNPEANKSAFQFGWFHTGDVGYLDSDGYLHLVGRIKELINRGGEKISPIELDAVLVSHPEIAQAVAFGVPDDKYGEEINCAVIPREGSNIDEAEVLRFCKKNLAAFKVPKKVFMTDSLPKTASGKIQRRLVAEHFLAQISTAKVPKFGA, encoded by the exons ATGGAGTGCTTGACGCTAACTGGATTCTTGAAACATGTGGCTGAAAAGTACCCTAGTCATCATGCGATTTCCGTTTCCGGCAGGTTCGATATCACTCATGCACGCCTTCAACAACTCGTTGAACGTGCCGCTTCTCAGATTGTAGCTGCCGGTGTAAAGCCTGGCGATGTCGTCGCTCTCACTTTCCCCAACACAATCGAG TTCGTGATCATGTTTTTAGCTGTAATTCGAGCTCGAGCTACCGCAGCGCCACTGAATTCAGCGTACATGGCAGAAGAATTCGAGTTTTATTTATCTGATTCAGAATCGAAACTCTTATTAACTGCAAAAGAAGGAAACGAAGCAGCTCAAGCTGCTGCCTCCAAGCTAAAAATCCCTCGTATTAGTGTAACTCTCTCTCAACCCGAGTCTGATGTCGCTTTCTCCCCTGCTCCACCCGAATCGGACCTTGAATCGATGTCCAAAATCGTTAACGAACCATCAGATGTTGGACTTTTCCTTCATACATCAGGCACCACTAGCAGGCCAAAAGGTGTTCCTCTGGCTCAGCTGAATTTGTTGTCTTCAGTAAACAATATCAAATCGGTGTACAAACTGAGTGACACGGATTCTACTGTGATTGTGTTGCCGTTGTTTCACGTTCACGGGTTAATTGCGGGGTTACTGAGCTCACTTGGAGCCGGAGCAGCCGTGACACTTCCAGCTGCAGGGAGATTTTCAGCTTCGACTTTTTGGTCAGACATGAAAAAATACAACGCAACATGGTACACAGCTGTGCCTACTATTCACCAAATTCTATTGGATCGTCACCTCAGCAAACCCGAATCGGATTACCCAAAGCTTCGGTTCATTCGGAGCTGTAGTGCAGCACTGGCTCCATCAGTGATGGCGCGGCTAGAAGAAGCATTCGCGGCTCCTGTTTTGGAGGCGTATGCAATGACTGAGGCAACCCATTTGATGGCTTCGAACCCCTTACCCGAGGATGGCCCACATATTCCCGGGTCAGTTGGGAAACCCGTGGGTCAAGAGATGGGCATTTTGAATGAGAATGGGGAGTTACAAGGGCCTAATGCTAAAGGGGAAGTTTGTATAAGGGGTCCAAATGTGACAAAGGGATACAAGAACAATCCAGAGGCAAATAAATCAGCTTTCCAGTTTGGTTGGTTTCACACTGGAGATGTGGGGTATTTGGACTCTGATGGATACTTGCATTTGGTTGGAAGAATCAAGGAGTTGATCAACCGCGGAG GGGAGAAAATATCACCTATTGAATTGGATGCAGTCCTAGTTTCTCATCCAGAAATTGCTCAGGCTGTTGCTTTTGGAGTCCCTGACGACAAGTATGGTGAAGAG ATAAACTGTGCAGTTATTCCAAGAGAAGGGTCAAACATCGATGAAGCAGAGGTGCTGAGATTTTGCAAGAAGAATTTGGCAGCCTTTAAGGTCCCAAAGAAGGTCTTCATGACTGATTCTCTTCCAAAAACTGCATCAGGAAAAATTCAACGCCGACTCGTTGCAGAGCACTTCCTTGCACAGATTTCAACTGCTAAAGTCCCCAAGTTTGGAGCATAG